The Thermogemmatispora onikobensis genome has a window encoding:
- a CDS encoding ABC transporter ATP-binding protein, with the protein MSDVMLQLEHVDTFYGPIQVLYDINLEVHRGEIVCLLGANAAGKTTTMKTIFGLVRPRRGRITFDGQRIDNRPASDIVRLGLALVPEARRIFPRMTVLENLQMGAYTRANRAEIQQDLDHVCQIFPRIKERLKQIAGTLSGGEQQMLAMARAMMSRPRMMCMDEPSMGLSPLLVETVFETIVRIRSEGVTIFLVEQNASMALSLADRGYVLQTGKIVLSDTASNLLQNDMVRQAYLGGA; encoded by the coding sequence ATGAGTGATGTAATGCTGCAGTTGGAGCACGTGGATACGTTCTACGGCCCCATCCAGGTGCTCTATGATATCAACCTGGAGGTGCACCGTGGAGAAATCGTCTGCCTGCTTGGCGCCAACGCCGCTGGTAAGACGACTACGATGAAGACAATCTTCGGTCTGGTCCGCCCACGCCGGGGAAGGATTACCTTCGACGGACAGCGCATTGATAACCGGCCCGCCAGCGATATTGTCCGCCTGGGCCTGGCCCTGGTTCCAGAAGCGCGACGCATTTTCCCGCGCATGACGGTCTTGGAAAATTTACAGATGGGCGCCTACACGCGCGCGAATAGGGCTGAGATCCAGCAGGACCTCGACCACGTCTGTCAGATTTTCCCACGTATTAAGGAGCGTCTGAAGCAGATTGCCGGGACCCTCTCGGGTGGCGAACAGCAGATGCTGGCTATGGCCCGCGCTATGATGTCGCGCCCACGGATGATGTGCATGGATGAGCCATCGATGGGCCTCTCCCCTCTTCTGGTAGAGACGGTCTTTGAGACGATCGTGCGCATCCGCTCGGAGGGCGTGACCATCTTTCTGGTGGAGCAGAATGCCTCGATGGCCCTCAGTCTGGCCGACCGTGGCTATGTGCTGCAGACCGGGAAAATCGTGCTGAGCGATACCGCCTCTAATCTGCTTCAGAACGATATGGTACGGCAGGCTTACCTCGGGGGCGCTTGA
- a CDS encoding phosphoribosyltransferase gives MVRSYDYVHRRGVRFLSWEEFASLGHKLCEALASERIEAIVGIARAGLFPATLAACALRLDLYPVRVSRRLQDEVRFHSPVWHVPLVAAIAGKRVAVVDEIADSGETLALVAQQARALGARQVITAALVSHSWAKPQPTRVALLTDELVIFPWDQQVLIDGSWQLHPEMVTAITAQQGDPK, from the coding sequence GTGGTTCGCAGTTACGACTATGTCCATCGACGGGGAGTGCGTTTTCTCTCGTGGGAGGAATTCGCTTCCTTGGGGCACAAGCTGTGTGAGGCCCTGGCCAGTGAACGAATCGAGGCCATTGTTGGTATTGCTCGCGCTGGTCTCTTCCCAGCGACGTTAGCTGCCTGCGCGCTGCGGCTCGACCTTTATCCAGTGCGCGTGAGTCGACGCCTTCAGGATGAGGTGCGTTTTCATTCACCGGTCTGGCATGTACCGCTAGTCGCGGCTATCGCGGGCAAGCGTGTCGCTGTTGTCGATGAGATCGCCGATAGTGGGGAAACACTGGCGCTGGTGGCGCAGCAGGCGCGTGCGCTCGGAGCTAGGCAGGTGATTACAGCCGCTCTGGTCAGCCATAGCTGGGCGAAGCCCCAGCCCACACGTGTGGCCTTGCTGACGGATGAGCTGGTGATCTTTCCCTGGGACCAGCAGGTACTGATAGATGGGAGCTGGCAACTCCATCCAGAGATGGTTACCGCCATCACAGCTCAACAGGGAGATCCCAAATAG